The stretch of DNA GTCCACACACTGCCAATATGGATGCCTGTGTGTACAGAACACagactactgtatatgtgcatggTCCACACACTGCCAATATGGATGCCTGCACGTACAGAACACagactactgtatatgtgcatggTCCACACACTGCCAATATGGATGCCTGTGTGTACAGAACTGACTCCATCTGTTCTAGGAATACGAGTGTGTTGGGCGCAGTGTTCCGACGCGGCGCAGCACGTACTTGATGAGCCAATCAAACTGCTCCTTGATCTCGGAGCAGCCGAAGTCGGTGGTCCAGGCGTGGCCGATGGTGAACTTGTGGAACTTCAGCATGTCCATCACCCCCACCTGCGCCACCGCACAGCCAAACAGGTCCGGACGCTGGTTCACACACgcgcctgacacacacacacacacacacacacacacacacacacacacacacacgtgtatgaaTAACATGATACAGGCAATTAGAGTAGACCATGGCGCgatatttatttttcttgatacacacacagagcaagcaGTTTGAAAGCAGTTCCTCCagtgtctccacacacacacaccaaggagtTTGGCGACaggtctgtgcacacacacacacgacttttTGGTCATTTTATGTTGAGACCAGTGGGCCTggtcataacacacacagagcagcttgGCGACAGGTctttgtctacacacacacacacacacacacacacacacacacacacacacacacacacacacacacacacacacacacacacacacacacacacacacacacacacacacacacacacacacacacacacacacacacacacacacacacacacacacacacacacacacacacacacacactctctgtcatcTTACCCACGAGCAGTCCTCCGTTGGAGCCTCCGTTGATGGTGAGCTTCTTGGGGGAGGTGTAGCCATCTTTGATCAGGTACTCCGCCGCACACTGGAAATCTGTGAACACGTTCTGCTTGTTGCCCAACATGCCAgctagggagggagagagggagagagggagagagagagagagagagagagagagagagagagaaggaacgaTGAAGTGCAAGTTTTAAATTAAGTTTCCATATTCTATATATTTAATACATAAagtaacattttatttataaacgCTTTTCTTAGTGTgttcacacatgtaaacacccaTATGGACAACATATGTAACCCATCCAGCGCGTGGTGCTACCTTTGTGCCAGGTCTCCCCATACTCGCCCCCTCCTCTTATGTTGGCCACGGCTAGCACTCCCCCAAGGTGGCGGACAAAGATGAGACGAGATacgctgaaacacacacacacacacacacacacacacacacacaaattaacacACAGTCAAAAATCAACAGAAAAAGGGAGCTAGTACTCTTGCACCAAGAAGTACAAATTGTCAGAACAATGTACTtctagtaataataatataataataataacacctCTGAATTATGTTGtctccaggagtgtgtgtgtgtgtgtgtgtgtgtgtgagagagtgtgtgtgtatgtatggtggTGTGGTTTGTGATCTACCTTGTGGCTGTGGACAATGGAAATTGTGCGTAGGACTGAAATGTCTATAtaccaataataataaaaaaaacctccctcgtgtgtgtgtgtgtgtgtgtgtgtgtgtgtgtgtgtgtgtgtgtgagagagagtgagagagagagtgtgagtcttCACCTATAGCTGGGCGTGATGGAGATGTTAAAGCCTCCGTAGCCGTACAGGAACgcagggtgggtgtgtgtgtgtgtgtgtgtgtgtgtgtgtgtgtgtgttcacctatAGCTGGGCGTGATGGAGATGTTAAAGCCTCCGTAGCCGTACAGGaacgcagggtgtgtgtgtgtgtgtgtgtgtgtgtgtgtgagtgttcaccTATAGCTGGGCGTGATGGAGATGTTAAAGCCTCCGTAGCCGTACAGGaacgcagggtgtgtgtgtgtgtgtgtgtgtgtgtgtgtgtgtgtgtgtgtgtgtgagtgttcaccTATAGCTGGGCGTGATGGAGATGTTAAAGCCTCCGTAGCCGTACAGGaacgcagggtgtgtgtgtgtgtgtgtgtgtgtgtgtgtgtgtgtgtgtgtgtgttcacctatAGCTGGGCGTGATGGAGATGTTAAAGCCTCCGTAGCCGTACAGGaacgcagggtgtgtgtgtgtgtgtgtgtgtgtgtgtgtgtgtgtgtgtgagtgttcaccTATAGCTGGGCGTGATGGAGATGTTAAAGCCTCCGTAGCCGTACAGGAacgccgggtgtgtgtgtgtgtgtgtgtgtgtgtgtgtgtgtgtgttcacctatAGCTGGGCGTGATGGAGATGTTAAAGCCTCCGTAGCCGTACAGGaacgcagggtgtgtgtgtgtgtgtgtgtgtgtgtgtgttcacctatAGCTGGGCGTGATGGAGATGTTAAAGCCTCCGTAGCCGTACAGGAACGCCGGGTGGGACCCGTCCAGCTTGATGCCCTTCTTGTGCACGATGAACATGGGCACGTCTGTGCCATCCTTACTGGGGTAGAACACCTGGGCACAGAGACGCACCaatcacaggagagaacacacacacacgggcacacaagcaccaatcacaggagagaacatacacacgggcacacaagcaccaatcacaggagagaacatacacacgggcacacagacgcaccaatcacaggagagaacacacacacgggcacacagatgtaccaatcacaggagagaacacacacacgggcacagatgtaccaatcacaggagagaacacacacacgggcacacagacgcaccaatcacaggagagaacacacacacacacgggcacacaagcaccaatcacaggagagaacacacacacacgggcacacaagcaccaatcacaggagagaacacacacacacgggcacacaagcaccaatcacaggagagaacacacacacacgggcacagatgtaccaatcacaggagagaacatacacacgggcacacaagcaccaatcacaggagagaacacacacacacgggcacacaagcaccaatcacaggagagaacacacacacacgggcacagatgtaccaatcacaggagagaacatacacacgggcacacaagcaccaatcacaggagagaacacacacacacgggcacacaagcaccaatcacaggagagaacacacacacacgggcacacaagcaccaatcacaggagagaacagacacacacgggcacagatgtaccaatcacaggagagaacacacacacacgggcacacaagcaccaatcacaggagagaacatacacacacgggcacacaagcaccaatcacaggagagaacacacacacacgggcacacaagcaccaatcacaggagagaacacacacacacgggcacacaagcaccaatcacaggagagaacacacacacacgggcacacaagcaccaatcacaggagagaacacacacacacgggcacacaagcaccaatcacaggagagaacacacacacacgggcacacaagcaccaatcacaggagagaacacacacacacgggcacagatgtaccaatcacaggagagaacacacacacacgggcacacaagcaccaatcacaggagagaacacacacacacacgggcacacaagcaccaatcacaggagagaacacacacacacgggcacacaagcaccaatcacaggagagaacacacacacgggcacacaagcaccaatcacaggagagaacacacacacacgggcacacaagcaccaatcacaggagagaacacacacacgggcacacaagcaccaatcacaggagagaacatacacacgggcacacaagcaccaatcacaggagagaacacacacacacgggcacacaagcaccaatcacaggagagaacacacacacacgggcacacaagcaccaatcacaggagagaacacacacacacgggcacacaagcaccaatcacaggagagaacacacacatgggcacacaagcaccaatcacaggagagaacacacacatgggcacagatgtaccaatcacaggagagaacacacacatgggcacagatgtaccaatcacaggagagaacacacacatgggcacagatgtaccaatcacaggagagaacacacacatgggcacagatgtaccaatcacaggagagaacacacacacacgggcacacaagcACCAATCACAGGAGAGAACATACACACGGGCACAGATGTACCAATCACAggagagaacagacacacaggcacagatgtaccaatcacaggagagaacagacacacaggcacaaatgcaccaatcacaggagagaacacacacacgggcacagatgtaccaatcacaggagagaacagacacacgggcacacaagcaccaatcacaggagagaacacacacacaggcacagatgtACCAATCACAGGAGAGAACAGACACACGGGCACAGATGTACCAATCACAggagagaacagacacacaggcacagatgtaccaatcacaggagagaacacacacacaggcacaaatgcaccaatcacaggagagaacacacacatgggcacagatgtaccaatcacaggagagaacacacacatgggcacagatgtaccaatcacaggagagaacacacacatgggcacagatgtaccaatcacaggagagaacacacacatgggcacagatgtaccaatcacaggagagaacacacacatgggcacagatgtaccaatcacaggagagaacagacacacaggcacagatgtaccaatcacaggagagaacacacacatgggcacagatgtaccaatcacaggagagaacacacacatgggcacagatgtaccaatcacaggagagaacacacacatgggcacagatGTACCAatcacaggaggagagagagagagaacagacacatTGCCCTCGTTTTAACACTGGGGCTAGTCTGAAGTCCAGCTGATGCTTGCGTACTATGCAACATCTATTTACATATTTAATACCGTGAGAAAAATGtagttcacacagacacactcacacacacacagaccacacgaTGGCTTTAgttcatgcacacaccacatgaTGCTGCTTGTTGGTGCACATGAacaagactttgcactttgcccaaCATGTACAAATCAGGGCAACTGCAGcgacattaaaaagaaaaccaaagtgtgcaatagtgtgtgagagagcatgcaCGTACACTTGAGCGGTTGATcgagtgagaaagtgtgtgtgtgtgtgtgtgtgtgtgagttacctGAGTAGTCTGGTACTCTGAGGGGTCGAAGCCCTTGACCGTGACCTCCCTGAACACATGAGGCTGCAGCGGCTCCTTGGTCAGGTCACAGTGGTAGATGATGGCTAGCAgaggagaaatgtgtgtgtgtgtgtgtgtgtgtgtgtgtgtgggagagagagagagagagagatagtgtgagagaaacagaggagagaaaatatTTTAATTAAAATGTTGTGCACATATTCGTCCTTGTCTGtggatcgatagatagatagatagatagatagatactttattgatccccaaggggaaattcaaggtcccagcagcttaagacaccacacacaacatacagtacaatgtaaacaatgtaaacaggaaaattaaaaagcaaatcaacaatcaacatgactaaaggagcagtagaatactatagataaggtatgcatgaatgtactgaggattggtactgtgatccagtctgaggtgtgtgtcaagttggtagtgcaaataagtccaacagtgcaacagtgcaagattaaattctagtgaccagtaataaatatgtacagtacaaaatgtaagcatagtagtaataataataacagtactaatataaatatatggacaattaaaataaacttaacatagtaataatataagagttagacatgagggtagacatgtaagccatgccatgtaagtgtataagagggtggaggtgcagatatactatgcatggaagtccaactctccttttcccttcagtgaattCAGTACATTGTTTGCCATCACAGTAGCACTATTGgacaagcttgtgtgtgtgtgtgtgtgcgtgcatgtgtgagcatgtgtgtgtatgagcgtgtgtgtgtttgtgtgtgtgtgtgtgtgtgtgtgtgtgtgtgtgtgtgtgtgcatttgtgagcatgtgtgtgtgtgagcgtgtgtgtgtgtgcatgtgtgagcatgtgtgtgtgtgagagtgtgtgtgtgagcgtgtgtgtgtgtgtgtgtgtgtgtgtgtgtgtatgtgtgtgcttgtgtgagcatgtgtgtgtgagcatgtgtgagcgtgtgtgtgtgtgtgtgtgtatgtgtgtgcttgtgtgagcatgtgtgtgtgagcatgtgtgagtgtgtgtatgtgtgtgcttgtgtgagcatgtgtgtgtgagcatgtgtgagcatgtgtgtgtgtgtgtgtgtgtgtgtgtgtgcgcatgtgtgagcgtgtgtgtgcgtgtgtgtgtgcgcatgtgtgtgtgtgtgtgtgtgtgtgcatgtgtgtgcatgtgtgagcgtgtgtgtgtgtgtgtgtgtgtgtgtgtgtgtgcatgtgtgagcgtgtgtgtgtgtgtgtgtgtgtgcgcatgtgtgtgtgtgtgtgtgtgtgtatgtgtatgtgtgtgcttgtgtgagcatgtgtgagcgtgtgtgtgtgtgtgtgtgtgtgtgtgtgtgtgcatgtgtgagcgtgtgtgtgtgtgtgtgcgcgcatgtgtgtgtgtgtgtgtatgtgtgtgcttgtgtgagcatgtgtgtgcatgtgtgagcgtgtgtgtgtgtgtgtgtgtgtgtgtgtgtgcatgtgtgagcgtgtgtgtgtgtgtgtgtgtgtgtgcgcatgtgtgtgtgtgtgtgtgtgtgtgtatgtgtatgtgtgtgcttgtgtgagcatgtgtgtgtgagcatgtgtgagcatgtgtgtgtgtgtgtgtgtgtgtgtgtgtgtgtgtgtgcatgtgtgagtgcgcatgtgtgagcgtgtgtgtgtgtgtgcatgtgtgagcgtgtgtgtgtgcatgtgtgagcgtgtgtgtgtgtgtgcgtgtgcatgtgtgagcgcgtgtgtgagcgtgtgtgtgtgtgtgtgcatgtgtgtgtgtgtgtgtgtgtacctggcgaGAGGAAGGAGGTGAAGTAGTAGAAGATCTCCGAGTCCTTCTTGCGTCCGGTGAAGCCCACGAGGGAGCCCACGTCCAGAGGGAAGGTGCGCAGCTCCTCCCCCGACGCCAAGCCGAACATCTTCAGAACGTTCTTCACGTCGtgcaggaaacacacaaacaggaagctGGAGAAGGTGCAGGTGGCaaagactgggagagagagagagagagagagagagagagagggagagaggggtaaagagagggagagagagagagagggagggagagagagggagagaggtaaagagagggagagagagagagaaagagagagagagagggagggagagaggtaaagagagggagagagagggagggagagagagagaggaagagggagagagagaaagagagagagagagagagagagggagagggagagagagggagggagagagaggtaaagagagggagagagagggagggagagagagagaggaagagggagagagagaaagagagagagagagggagggagagaggtaaagagagggagagagagggagggagagaggtgaagagagggagagagagggagggagagagagaggtaaagagagggagagagagggagggagagagagagagagaggaagagggagagagagaaagagagagagagagggagggagagaaagagagagagagagggagagagagggagggagagaggtaaagagagggagagagagggagggagagggagagagagaaagagagagagagagggagggagagaggtaaagagagggagagagagggagggagagaggtaaagagagggagagagatggagggagagagagaggaagagggagagagagaggttcaagCAACACCAAGcaaaatgaaatgtttatttcattcattctttagCTGGAATTCACTGGGTGTTAAATAAAAGGTAGCCCAAGAAGATACATCCTTAGTCCGGTGCGAGCGAGTATTAGCACTCAAAAAACTAAAGCACTAAAATGtaactaggctacattgtttcaACTGGACTATCCTGCCAGCAGGGCCTACGTGACCTGGAGCTGGTGgggtgctgtgcagtgcagtggtgtgctgtgtgatgcAACACTAAGAGCAGACCTTTTGCAGACCTTTTGTTTGATGCCgtttctattctatttcagTCACTCTCATTACTCTGCTAttatgaatgagaaatatggcgCATATAAcagaatcagacacacacaataggtgcctctcatgcagcgtttatacgtcctccctcgctcctcgggcctcgatcctcactgatctacataaagaatgatgggggggaaacaatgggatagtctatccagtgttagttatagatcagttggaacgcccctcgaggatcgagcatcgaggatcgagcatcaaggatcgaggaggcatgttgagaggcacccagagagagacgcacgcacgcacgcacgcacgcacgcacgcacgcacgcacgcacgcacgcacgcacgcacgcacgcacgcacgcacgcacgcacgcatgcacgcacacgctctTACCGAGGACGTCCTTGTCGTGCTGTGGGAGGAGCTCCTTCCAGGCGCTGGGGGCGGGCTGGCTGAAGTCGATGTTGATGAGTCGGTAGCGCGGCGCGTCCAGATTGGTCTTGAAGGTGAACACCGTCGCCTCATTGGTCACGTACTCGTACTCCGCGTCAAAGTTGTCAATCAGCTTCACCCACGGCAACAGCCCTGAACACGCCAaaaacatccaccatcaccacccatcacatccaccatcagcacccatcacatccaccatcagcacccatcacatcacatccaccatcagcacccatcacatccaccatcaccaccacccatcacatccaccatcaccaccacccatcacatccaccatcaccaccacccatcacatccaccatcaccaccacccatcacatccaccatcaccaccacccatcacatccaccatcaccaccacccatcacatccaccatcaacacccatcacatccaccatcaccacccatcacatccaccatcagcacccatcccatcacatccaccatcagcacccatcacatccaccatcagcacccatcacatccaccatcagcacccatcacatcacatccaccatcagcacccatcacatccaccatcagcacccatcacatccaccatcagcacccatcacatcacatccaccatcagcacccatcacatccaccatcagcacccatcacatccaccatcagcacccatcacatccaccatcaccaccacccatcacatccaccatcaccacccatcacatccaccacccatcacatccaccatcaccaccacccatcacatcacatccaccatcagcacccatcacatcacatccaccatcagcacccatcacatccaccatcaccaccacccatcacatccaccatcaGCACCCATCACATCCACCACCCATCACCACCCATCACATCCACCACCCATCAGCacccatcacatccaccatcagcacccatcacatccaccatcagcacccatcacatccaccatcagcacccatcacatccaccatcaccaccacccatcacatccaccatcaccacccatcacatccaccatcagcaccacccatcacatccaccatcaccacccatcacatccaccatcaccaccacccatcacatcccatccaccatcagcacccatcacatccaccatcaccacccatcacatccaccatcagcacccatcacatcacatccaccatcagcacccatcacatccaccacccatcacatccaccatcagcacccatcacatccaccatcagcacccatcacatccaccatcagcacccatcacatccaccatcaGCACCCATCACATCCACCACCCATCACCacccatcacatccaccatcagcacccatcacatccaccatcagcacccatcacatcacatccaccatcagcacccatcacatcacatccacCACCCATCACCacccatcacatccaccatcagcacccatcacatccaccatcagcacccatcacatcacatccaccatcagcacccatcacatccaccatcagcacccatcacatcacatccaccatcaccaccaccacccatcacatccaccatcagcacccatcacatcacatccaccatcaccacccatcacatcacatccaccatcacatccaccatcaccacccatcacatccaccatcaccaccacccatcacatccaccatcagcacccatcacatccaccatcaccaccacccatcacatccaccatcaccaccacccatcacatccaccatcaccacccatcacatccaccatcagcacccatcacatccaccatcagcacccatcacatccaccatcaccaccacccatcacatccaccatcagcacccatcacatccaccatcaacacccatcacatccaccatcaccaccacccatcacatccaccatcagcacccatcacatccaccatcaACACCCaacacatccaccatcaccacccatTATCACAGTAAAATATGTCTCCTAATACCTGCTTATGTGTAAACATCaactttatatttacatttactcATTTAGATAAAATACAAGTATAGCAAGCTATGTGTCTAttccaaagccacttacaatACAGATGTTGAATATCTATTTACTATTTACAGATATacagaacacaacagcagcCCGTGTGCACTGTATAGGCATTAGAGACAATCATCTTGCTCCACTGGGGGAGGCAGTGGAACTGATATGAATGGCcagactgtagtgtgtgtgtgtgtgtgtgggggggggggtgttacctGTGATGCCCTTGGGTACAGTCTGAAGGTCACAGTACCACAGTCGGTTAACAGGGTCACAGCCCTCTCTGATGGACAAGAGCACGTATCGTCCATCATCTGAAAcctacacacgcagacagacagacacacacacacacacacacacacacacacacactgcatgaatAGGCCTGCCTGCCACGATAACACATTGCTGGGAGATAAAATGTCCCAAAAATGATTGCCGTTCTGAGACGAGTTTTATCTAACATAATGGTAAAGTCATAATGCAGGcacaccttttcaaagatcaatGCACTTACATTTCTAAAGAATATTTAACACTGGAACTGGAAGACATAAATAtatatccacaataaatgaacaaaacaacctagaacaataaataaaatggactctcagtctctGTGAACAGAAAATACACTTGAATAAAAcccaataaataaaatataataaaataaatatataaacataatatatat from Sardina pilchardus chromosome 12, fSarPil1.1, whole genome shotgun sequence encodes:
- the prep gene encoding prolyl endopeptidase, whose translation is MSFQYPQVYRDESVVDEYHGHKIPDPYSWLEDPDSEKTQAFVTAQNKLTAPFLEGCEVRELFKERMTELYDYPKYSCPFKRGNRYFHFYNTGLQNQSVMYVQETLEAEPTVFLDPNTFSEDGTVALRGYAFSEEGDMLAYGISASGSDWVEIRFLRVDGAKPLEDKLERVKFSCMAWTHDGRGLFYNSYPKQEGKSDGTETSTNLHQKLYYHVLGTPQSEDVLCAEFPDQPKWMSGVEVSDDGRYVLLSIREGCDPVNRLWYCDLQTVPKGITGLLPWVKLIDNFDAEYEYVTNEATVFTFKTNLDAPRYRLINIDFSQPAPSAWKELLPQHDKDVLVFATCTFSSFLFVCFLHDVKNVLKMFGLASGEELRTFPLDVGSLVGFTGRKKDSEIFYYFTSFLSPAIIYHCDLTKEPLQPHVFREVTVKGFDPSEYQTTQVFYPSKDGTDVPMFIVHKKGIKLDGSHPAFLYGYGGFNISITPSYSVSRLIFVRHLGGVLAVANIRGGGEYGETWHKAGMLGNKQNVFTDFQCAAEYLIKDGYTSPKKLTINGGSNGGLLVGACVNQRPDLFGCAVAQVGVMDMLKFHKFTIGHAWTTDFGCSEIKEQFDWLIKYSPLHNIRIPEGEGVQYPSVLLLTGDHDDRVVPLHSLKYVATLQHLLGRWPGQTNPLLIHVDTKSGHGAGKPTSKVIQEVADTYAFIARCLDLQWVK